In Haliscomenobacter hydrossis DSM 1100, the DNA window CATTGACCCGGCTAAAAAACAGAATAGAACACCATTTGCTACGTTGTACACCGTAACCAATTGTTTCCCACATATTTTTTCCAATTGGTAATACAAGGTAATGCGGTGTTTGACGGCAATTTCTGCGGTCAGGTAGCGCCAACACAGCACCGCCATAAAATTCCCCAACAACAACCCAATGATCAGGTCAAAAGCACTTACTCCGGCGGTGAGAAACAAGGGGCCAATCATAAACTCGGTCCCTGCTACATGCTCCCCAGCATACATGCCCAAAAAACTTTTCCAACTTTTGAGTTGCGAATTGGGCACGGGTTCGCGTTCATATTCCTCGGTTTGAGCGATTGTTTGTTCGATGTGGACTTCCGACATAGGTTCTTTGTTTTGTTCGGGGTAAATGTAGGGAATATTTTGTCGGGACTGTCCTGTGCTGTGCTGTTTTGGATGATGTTATCCTTGATCAAATGGTATTTTTTAAGGTCGTGTTTCTTTCTGTTGATGAATTTTAATTTCTTTGGGGGTACAAAATTTTTCTAAAATACTGCTTAAGATTTGCTTTGCTGCGGGGCTTTGGCGGATTTGCCAGTATCGATCTTTGTTTTGAGCTGCAACTTTATCAAAATCAACCAATGGAACTGGATAATCACTGCCAATGCTACAATGGTAAAATTTTTGTTCCATTGGCGTCATTTTCCAGGGCTCGGCCAACAGTGTACTGGGCACGGCTTGCAATTCGGGCACCCATTTTTTGATAAAAATTCCATCAGGGTCATTTTTTGTCACTTGTGTACTCGGATTGTACATGCGCAGGGTATGGTAGCCGGTAAGTCCCGCTTGCATCTGGATTTGGGGGTAATGAATACCCGGTTCAAAATCCAGAAACAAACGAGCCAGGTGGGTCGCCACTGGCCGCCAATCCAGCCACAAAACAAACGTGGCAAAAGATACCAACATCGCCCGCATCCTGAAATTGATCCAACCGGTGGCCTGTAGGCAGCGCATGGAGGCATCTACCATCGGAAATCCCGTTTTTCCCTGCGCCCAGGCTTCGAACCAGGGGCCATCCATTTGTCGGTCCAGTTGAACAAAAACCGGATTGATGGGGGCAATTTCCACACGCCAGTCGGTTTCCAGTTTTTGGATAAAATGGGAACGCCACCACAAGCGCGAGCGAAAATTATTGAGGTTCCACCGATCGGCAGACTGCGACAAGTGGGCATCAAGATGCTGCATGACTTCGCGTGCACTGATGCAACCAAAGGCCAAATAAGGTGACAGGCGACTACAACTGGTTCGACTTCCCGCAGGTTTTGATAGTTGACGGTTGTAATTTTTGCTGCGCTCTTGTAAAAAAGATTGAAAATACCGCCAGGCATAGGTTTCGCCACCACGCTGAAATCCTTCTTGGTAGCTTTGGATGACTGAAGGAAGTGGGGCAGTAGTAAATTTTTCAAGCAAAACTGGATCGATACTAAGCGTTTGTAGTTTTTCCAAATCTACTTTTGTGGCAGATGCTTTGAACGTAGACTTTTCCAAAAGTTTTAACCAACCCTGGCGGTGTTTTCTACCGCGGATGATGCCATTTTGGGGGAATTCCTGATAAGCGATGCCCTGCTCGGTGCACCATTTTTTTACGGCCTTATCGCGGTCAAACGTGATTTTAATCCCCACCTCTTCATGGCTGTATACCTGTTGAATTTGGTAAAAATCGGTGATCCATTCCAGGACTGTGATTACCTCTTGATGGACAGCGTATAACTGTTTCTCCCTGATTTTTAATCGGTTTTGCAGGTCGGCCAGACTTTCAAACACAAAACGCCAATGCCGGACATCACTTTCAGGGCAGGCCATTAAACTTGGTTCAAAACAAAAAAGCAACAACGTTGGTAGACCATTGTCAATGGCTGCTGCCAATGGATCGTGATCGCGTAGCCGAAGGTCACGTTTGAGCCAAACGATATTGATTTGTTGCTTTACCATCATACGGAAGTACAATGTAAAATCACTCAAAATGTTTAAGCATTGCTTCAAAAAGGCTGATCGAAAAACCACAATTTATATTGGGTTTAATGTGCGTGTAAAGTTGTCGGAGCTTTTACTAAACCAAGAAAACTGTATCTTCGCCCCATGCAAACCACACCCACTTTAGCGGATACCCTCGCCAATCTCGGCATTATCTCCTTGAACGAAATGCAGGAGCAAGCACTGCAAAGCATTCCTGCCGAGCCTAATCTCATGCTTCTAGCCCCCACTGGATCGGGCAAAACCCTGGCTTTTTTGCTGCCCATTCTGGAATTGTTGCAGCCCGACCGGCCTGGTGTGCAGTGTTTGGTGTTGTCTCCTACCCGGGAATTGGCCATTCAGATTGAACGGGTGTGGCAAAAAATGGCTACGGGCTACAAAGTCAATACCTGTTACGGTGGCCACCCGATGCAAATCGAAATCCGTAACCTGAGCCAGGCACCAGCCCTACTGATTGGTACACCCGGCCGCATCATTGAACATTTGCACCGCAAATCTTTTGAACTCGAAAACCTGCATATTTTGGTGCTGGACGAATTTGACAAGTGTTTGTCGATGGGTTTTCAGGAACAAATGGAGCAAATAGTGGAAGGTATTCCCCATTTGGAAAAAAGAATCCTCGTTTCGGCCAGCAATGAACAAAGCATTCCAAAGTTCACGGGCATCGTTGCTCCGAAAGTATTGGATTACACCAATACCGAAGACAAATCCACGGATGGCTTGCAGGTCAAGGCCGTGATGGCGAAAGACGAAGACAGAATAGCGGCGCTTTACGAGTTGCTGTGTACCCTGGGGCAGGAACAAACCCTGGTGTTTTGCAACCAACGGGATGCAACCGAACGGGTGGTGAGCGCATTGCGTGATCTGGGACTACAAAGTTCCTTCTTTCATGGGGGGATGGAACAGTTGGATCGTGAAAAAACGCTGGTGCAGTTTCGCAACGGCAGCATTGTGGTATTGGTTTCCTCCGACCTCGCAGCCAGAGGACTGGACATTCCCGAAGTCAGAAATGTCATCCATTTTGAATTGCCGGACAGGGCCTCGGATTTTGGTCACCGCAACGGACGAACCGCCCGGATGCACAACGAAGGTACAGCCTTTTTGATCCTCAACTCAGCAGCAGACCTTCCGGAATACCTCCCCGGTTTGCCGGAGCTTTTTGAGTTGCCCGAACTTGCGCCCATGCCCCCTTTGGCGGAATGGGTCACCCTGTACATCAGTGGAGGTAAAAAGGACAAATTGAGCAAAACGGACATCGTTGGTTTTTTGTCCAAAAAAGGAGAATTGCAAAAGGAAGATGTGGGTAAAATTGAATTGCTGGATCACATGTCGTTTGTGGCAGTAAAAAAAGAATTGGTTCGCACCGTGTTGAAAAAAATCCAGGGCGAAAAAATGAAAGGAGATAAGTATAAAATTGAGGTGGTGCGCCTGGGGTAACCAGTGATTGGGCTCTACTAGTAAGTCAGTTGAACCCAATCAGCCCTGATCACTTTTTATTGATTTTGAGGTGCAACGTGTACGCTCCTTCGGCCAATCCTTCGGCACCAACCACTCCAATGAGCACTTGGTACGGATTGTTGATGGCCAGAATATCTTTTACCCTGCGGGTATGATCCTGGGTTACGCCGCGTTTTTTGTAATCCCACTTGTGGTCTACTTCACAGCGGATGCACGAACTCAAATTGGGAACAGTGGTGTTGTTGGCGACCTTGCCCACTTCGTACGCATAAATGCTGAAGTTGGCGTTTTTGTCTTCGGGAACCAACCAAATTTCCATTTCGGAAAAACTGGGCAAATCCAAGGCATAAAGGACGTGATTGCCCGTGAATTTTTGCACCTGGGTCTGTGGAAAACAGGCTATGGCGCTGTTCCAGGCCCAGGAGAGGTCTTCCATTTTTTTACCTTCGCTGAGGTTTCCCGCTACTGTAAAGGCTTCATTGGGCTGGAGTTTTAGCCAAATTGGACTTTTGCCCTCTTGTGCGCTGAGCAGTAAGGGCAGACAAAAAAGCAAACAACAACAAATAATGAATGATCTGGTCATGGTATTTCAGGATTTAATGGACTGGTACTTCTGGATTCAAAATTATGGGCAAAATGATTCTGTTCCTTCACCCAAAAGTATGATTTTCAAAAAGTCATTTCCCTGAGCTTGACGATGGCTTCCGAGCGGGAGCACACGTTGAGTTTGTCGTATAAATTTTGGAGATGAGTCTTGATCGTATTGACACTGACAAAGTGTTGTTCGGCCATTTGTTTGTTGGTGCAGCCCTG includes these proteins:
- a CDS encoding cryptochrome/deoxyribodipyrimidine photo-lyase family protein, with amino-acid sequence MMVKQQINIVWLKRDLRLRDHDPLAAAIDNGLPTLLLFCFEPSLMACPESDVRHWRFVFESLADLQNRLKIREKQLYAVHQEVITVLEWITDFYQIQQVYSHEEVGIKITFDRDKAVKKWCTEQGIAYQEFPQNGIIRGRKHRQGWLKLLEKSTFKASATKVDLEKLQTLSIDPVLLEKFTTAPLPSVIQSYQEGFQRGGETYAWRYFQSFLQERSKNYNRQLSKPAGSRTSCSRLSPYLAFGCISAREVMQHLDAHLSQSADRWNLNNFRSRLWWRSHFIQKLETDWRVEIAPINPVFVQLDRQMDGPWFEAWAQGKTGFPMVDASMRCLQATGWINFRMRAMLVSFATFVLWLDWRPVATHLARLFLDFEPGIHYPQIQMQAGLTGYHTLRMYNPSTQVTKNDPDGIFIKKWVPELQAVPSTLLAEPWKMTPMEQKFYHCSIGSDYPVPLVDFDKVAAQNKDRYWQIRQSPAAKQILSSILEKFCTPKEIKIHQQKETRP
- a CDS encoding DEAD/DEAH box helicase — protein: MQTTPTLADTLANLGIISLNEMQEQALQSIPAEPNLMLLAPTGSGKTLAFLLPILELLQPDRPGVQCLVLSPTRELAIQIERVWQKMATGYKVNTCYGGHPMQIEIRNLSQAPALLIGTPGRIIEHLHRKSFELENLHILVLDEFDKCLSMGFQEQMEQIVEGIPHLEKRILVSASNEQSIPKFTGIVAPKVLDYTNTEDKSTDGLQVKAVMAKDEDRIAALYELLCTLGQEQTLVFCNQRDATERVVSALRDLGLQSSFFHGGMEQLDREKTLVQFRNGSIVVLVSSDLAARGLDIPEVRNVIHFELPDRASDFGHRNGRTARMHNEGTAFLILNSAADLPEYLPGLPELFELPELAPMPPLAEWVTLYISGGKKDKLSKTDIVGFLSKKGELQKEDVGKIELLDHMSFVAVKKELVRTVLKKIQGEKMKGDKYKIEVVRLG